In the genome of Triticum urartu cultivar G1812 chromosome 5, Tu2.1, whole genome shotgun sequence, one region contains:
- the LOC125509119 gene encoding sugar transport protein 14-like, producing MAGGFAGVEAGGGRAEQYEGRITPYFILACIVGSFGGSLFGYDLGVSSGVTSMDDFLIKFFPDVYNRKHAHLHETDYCKYDNQVLTLFTSSLYFAGLVSTFGASYVTKRHGRRGSIMVGAVSFFLGGAVNAAAVNVAMLIVGRVLLGVGIGFGNQAVPLYLSEIAPFRIRGAVNQLFQLTTCLGILVANVINYFTDRIHPWGWRLSLGLAVVPATAIFVGALFLPETPNSLVERGRLEEARRVLEKVRGTHKVDAEFEDLKEASEAARAVRGTFRNLLAVRNRPQLIIGALGIPAFQQLSGMNSILFYSPVIFQSLGFGSSAALYSSIITGSMLVVGALVSMVVVDRLGRRVLFMEAGAQMIASMVVVATILALKFGHGEELSKGVSTVLVVAICLFVVAYGWSWGPLGWLVPSELFPLEMRSAGQSVVVCVNLFWTAAVAQCFLAAMCHLRWGVFILFAALIVVMSVFVVLLLPETKQVPIEEIWLLFDKHWYWKRVVTKDPKYQGHHHRQEMAAAAVKPVGTSE from the exons atggccgGGGGTTTCGCCGGCGTCGAGGCCGGCGGCGGGAGGGCGGAGCAGTACGAGGGGAGGATCACGCCCTACTTCATCCTCGCCTGCATCGTCGGCTCCTTCGGCGGCTCCCTCTTCGGCTACGACCTCGGGGTCTCCA GTGGCGTGACCTCCATGGACGACTTCTTGATCAAGTTCTTCCCGGACGTGTACAACCGGAAGCACGCGCACCTGCACGAGACGGACTACTGCAAGTACGACAACCAGGTGCTGACGCTCTTCACCTCCTCGCTCTACTTCGCCGGCCTGGTGTCCACCTTCGGGGCCTCCTACGTGACCAAGCGCCACGGCCGGCGCGGCAGCATCATGGTGGGCGCCGTCAGCTTCTTCCTGGGCGGCGCCGTCAACGCCGCCGCCGTCAACGTGGCCATGCTCATCGTCGGCCGCGTCCTCCTCGGCGTCGGCATCGGCTTCGGCAACCAGGCCGTGCCGCTCTACCTGTCGGAGATCGCGCCCTTCAGGATCCGCGGCGCCGTGAACCAGCTCTTCCAGCTCACCACCTGCCTCGGCATCCTCGTCGCCAACGTCATCAACTACTTCACCGACCGGATCCACCCGTGGGGGTGGCGCCTCTCGCTGGGCCTCGCCGTGGTGCCCGCCACCGCCATCTTCGTCGGCGCGCTGTTCCTGCCGGAGACGCCCAACAGCCTGGTGGAGCGCGGGCGGCTGGAGGAGGCCCGGCGCGTGCTGGAGAAGGTGCGCGGGACGCACAAGGTGGACGCCGAGTTCGAGGACCTCAAGGAGGCgagcgaggcggcgcgggcggtgcGCGGCACGTTCCGGAACCTGCTGGCCGTGCGGAACCGGCCGCAGCTCATCATCGGCGCGCTGGGCATCCCGGCGTTCCAGCAGCTGTCGGGGATGAACTCCATCCTCTTCTACTCGCCGGTCATCTTCCAGAGCCTCGGGTTCGGCTCCTCGGCGGCGCTCTACTCGTCCATCATCACGGGGTCGATGCTGGTGGTGGGCGCGCTGGTGTCCATGGTGGTGGTGGACCGGCTGGGGCGGCGGGTGCTCTTCATGGAGGCCGGGGCGCAGATGATCGCGTCCATGGTGGTGGTGGCGACGATCCTGGCGCTCAAGTTCGGGCACGGGGAGGAGCTGTCCAAGGGCGTGAGCACGGTGCTGGTGGTGGCCATCTGCTTGTTCGTGGTGGCGTACGGGTGGTCGTGGGGGCCGCTGGGGTGGCTGGTGCCCAGCGAGCTGTTCCCGCTGGAGATGCGGTCGGCGGGGCAGAGCGTGGTGGTGTGCGTCaacctcttctggacggcggcggtggcgcagTGCTTCCTGGCGGCCATGTGCCACCTCCGGTGGGGGGTGTTCATCCTCTTCGCGGCGCTCATCGTGGTCATGTCCGTCTTCGTCGTCCTGCTGCTACCGGAGACGAAGCAGGTGCCCATCGAGGAGATCTGGCTGCTCTTCGACAAGCACTGGTACTGGAAGCGGGTCGTCACCAAGGACCCCAAGTACCAGGGCCACCACCACCGCCAGGAgatggccgccgccgccgtcaagCCCGTCGGCACGTCGGAATAG